The Thermanaerothrix sp. genomic interval ATCGGCTTTAGTGAACAAGCTGAATGCCGATCCCCGTTTTCTTTTTGTAAGCCCCAAAGCGGAGGGGCTTGAAAAACTTGCCCGTTATAGCCCCGCCATTAAGGCGCTCCAGGCAAAACTTGCTACCACTACCACGGAGGTGCTAAAACGGGGAAATAACCAGGGACCGGGGCCTATTATCGCAGATAGCATGCGGTGGAAAACCAGGGCCGATGTGGCGATTATGAATCCCGGTGGGGTGCGCATAGATCTCCCCGCGGGGGACATCTCGGTGGCCCAGATTTACGAACTCCAGCCCTTTGCCAACACCTTAGTGACGCTTACGGTGACGGGGCAGGAGTTAGTGAATATCTTAGAAGATATGGCTGATTTCTGTATTACCAGTTATACCAAAAGCCCTGAGACGGCCTACCTCTATGTGTCAGGGCTTCGCTTGCAGTTGTTTGTAAACAACAGCAAGGGAAGCCGGGTGCGCGAAGTAGAGGTGCTCTCCACCGATGGTGCCTATAAGCCCCTCAACCTGGCGGGTTCCTACAGCCTTGTGGTGAATAACTTTATGGCCGATGGGGGCGACCGGAACGAAACCCTTAAGGCGATTTCCAAGGCACGAAAATACGATACCGGTTTTGTCGATTCGGAGGTAATGCTCGACTATGTGCAGGGCAAAACCCTGCGGGAAACAAAGGAAGAGCGGGTTAAAAATGTGTTCTAACTAAAAAACTTCCGGGATAGGCGACGCGGCATCACAGGGGCCTCGGGCCCCTGGGGGGGCAAGTAGTGCCGCCGCCCCTTCCCTCCAGTAAATGTTG includes:
- a CDS encoding 5'-nucleotidase C-terminal domain-containing protein; protein product: ARFVAGADRFRVYDLPDQEGKLKRVQFQRTPEGRYISFEYDGKAYSQEPAAASRDSYGAVISALVNKLNADPRFLFVSPKAEGLEKLARYSPAIKALQAKLATTTTEVLKRGNNQGPGPIIADSMRWKTRADVAIMNPGGVRIDLPAGDISVAQIYELQPFANTLVTLTVTGQELVNILEDMADFCITSYTKSPETAYLYVSGLRLQLFVNNSKGSRVREVEVLSTDGAYKPLNLAGSYSLVVNNFMADGGDRNETLKAISKARKYDTGFVDSEVMLDYVQGKTLRETKEERVKNVF